From the genome of Nocardia sp. NBC_01503, one region includes:
- a CDS encoding ABC transporter permease yields MAWYVVRRLLQMIPVFLGATFLIYAMVFLIPGDPIQALAGEKKMTPAVEAALRARYHLDQPFFIQYLEFLKGIVTLDFGTSFSGRPVRDELARAFPITFRLAIMAVTIEFVFGVAFGLVAGLRKGKLFDSTMLVLSLVIIAVPIFVIGFLAQYMLGVKWGIAPVTVGGKASFTDLLVPAFVLGSLSFAYVLRLTRNSVAENMSADYVRTATAKGLSRRRVIGVHILRNSLIPVITFVGTDLGFLMGGAVVTEGIFNIPGVGGTLYQAITRGEPPTVVAFVTVLIVILLLTNLIVDLLYAALDPRIRYV; encoded by the coding sequence ATGGCTTGGTATGTCGTGCGGCGGCTGCTTCAGATGATCCCGGTCTTCCTCGGGGCGACCTTCCTCATCTACGCGATGGTGTTCCTGATTCCGGGCGATCCGATTCAGGCACTCGCGGGCGAGAAGAAGATGACCCCGGCGGTGGAAGCGGCGCTGCGAGCGCGCTACCACCTGGATCAGCCGTTCTTCATTCAATACCTGGAATTCCTGAAAGGCATTGTCACCCTTGACTTCGGGACCTCGTTCTCCGGACGACCGGTCCGCGACGAACTGGCCCGCGCCTTCCCGATCACCTTCCGACTGGCCATCATGGCCGTCACCATCGAGTTCGTCTTCGGCGTTGCCTTCGGCCTCGTCGCCGGACTCCGCAAGGGCAAACTCTTCGACTCCACCATGCTGGTGCTCAGCCTGGTCATCATCGCCGTGCCGATCTTCGTGATCGGCTTCCTGGCGCAGTACATGCTCGGCGTGAAATGGGGTATCGCGCCGGTGACCGTCGGCGGTAAGGCCAGCTTCACCGATCTGCTGGTACCGGCGTTCGTACTGGGTTCGCTGTCCTTCGCCTACGTGCTGCGATTGACGCGAAACTCGGTGGCGGAGAACATGTCCGCCGACTACGTACGCACCGCGACGGCCAAGGGTCTGAGCCGTCGCCGGGTGATCGGGGTGCATATTCTGCGCAACTCGCTCATCCCGGTCATCACCTTCGTCGGCACCGACCTCGGCTTCCTGATGGGCGGCGCGGTCGTCACCGAGGGCATCTTCAATATTCCCGGCGTGGGCGGCACGCTGTACCAGGCCATCACCCGCGGCGAACCGCCCACCGTGGTGGCCTTCGTGACCGTGCTGATCGTCATCCTGTTGCTGACCAAT
- a CDS encoding peptide ABC transporter substrate-binding protein — protein sequence MATSFALTGCSSGGGDSSDIVTVNGGEPQNPLVPTNVNENMGGRVVDRLWAGLKYYDASGKATNEVAQSIDTTDRQHYRVTLKDWKFTDGTAVTAKSFVDAWNYGALGTNGQLQNAAFAEIAGYDDVSADPPKAQTLSGLKVIDDHTFTIDLKEPSIDFELELGYAPFYPMPESFFKDTKGFGEHPIGNGPYKFSDWQHNVQIDVVPNPDYHGGRPAKNKGLRFVMYQSYETAYADLQAGNLDALDIIPDSALATYKQDLGDRAIQHPIAYSQHIGIQPTVAHFGGQEGVLRRKAISMAINRDQIADNIFHGTRVACQDFTAFTLPGFRGGLPGSEVLKFNPDEAKKLWAQANAISPWSGTFQISYNADGGHQAWIEAVANSVKNTLGIDSVGVPYPTFKSIRDEITNKTIGKAFRYGWQGDYPSMFEFLTQLYLTGSGSNNTQYASPEFDALLTKAQAAATPEAAYDILAQAQTVLFKDMPDIPIFDYNVAAGRSDKVKKAEVSWSGLFDFENIEK from the coding sequence ATGGCCACGAGCTTCGCGCTGACCGGCTGTTCATCCGGCGGTGGTGACAGCTCCGACATCGTCACGGTGAACGGCGGCGAACCGCAGAATCCATTGGTGCCCACCAATGTCAACGAGAATATGGGCGGACGCGTGGTGGACCGGCTGTGGGCCGGTCTCAAGTACTACGACGCCAGCGGCAAAGCCACGAACGAGGTGGCACAGTCGATCGACACCACCGACCGGCAGCACTACCGGGTGACGCTCAAGGACTGGAAGTTCACCGACGGCACCGCGGTGACCGCGAAATCCTTCGTCGACGCCTGGAACTACGGCGCACTCGGCACCAACGGTCAGCTGCAGAACGCCGCCTTCGCCGAAATCGCCGGCTACGACGATGTTTCGGCGGATCCGCCCAAGGCACAGACGCTTTCGGGGCTGAAGGTGATCGACGACCACACCTTCACCATCGACCTCAAAGAGCCCTCGATCGACTTCGAGCTGGAGCTCGGCTACGCGCCGTTCTATCCGATGCCGGAGTCATTCTTCAAGGACACCAAGGGATTCGGCGAACACCCGATCGGCAACGGCCCCTACAAGTTCTCCGACTGGCAGCACAATGTGCAGATCGACGTGGTGCCCAATCCGGATTATCACGGCGGCCGCCCGGCCAAGAACAAGGGCCTGCGCTTCGTGATGTACCAGTCCTACGAGACCGCCTACGCGGATCTGCAGGCCGGGAATCTCGACGCGCTCGACATCATTCCGGACAGCGCGCTGGCCACCTACAAACAGGATCTCGGCGACCGCGCCATCCAGCATCCGATCGCCTACAGCCAGCACATCGGCATTCAGCCGACGGTCGCGCACTTCGGCGGCCAGGAGGGCGTGCTGCGGCGCAAGGCCATCTCGATGGCGATCAACCGGGATCAGATCGCGGACAACATCTTCCACGGCACCCGCGTGGCCTGCCAGGACTTCACCGCGTTCACCCTGCCCGGCTTCCGCGGCGGTCTGCCCGGTTCGGAGGTGCTGAAGTTCAACCCGGACGAGGCGAAGAAGCTGTGGGCGCAGGCGAACGCCATATCGCCGTGGTCGGGCACCTTCCAGATCAGTTACAACGCCGATGGCGGACATCAGGCCTGGATCGAAGCGGTCGCCAACAGTGTCAAGAACACCCTCGGCATCGACTCGGTCGGCGTGCCCTACCCGACGTTCAAGAGCATTCGCGACGAGATCACCAACAAGACCATCGGCAAGGCCTTCCGCTACGGCTGGCAGGGCGACTACCCGTCCATGTTCGAATTCCTGACCCAGCTGTACCTCACCGGATCCGGCTCCAACAACACGCAGTACGCCAGCCCCGAATTCGATGCGCTGCTGACCAAGGCGCAGGCCGCCGCCACCCCGGAGGCCGCCTACGACATCCTGGCCCAGGCCCAGACGGTGCTGTTCAAGGACATGCCCGATATCCCGATCTTCGACTACAACGTCGCGGCCGGGCGCTCGGACAAGGTGAAGAAGGCCGAGGTCAGCTGGTCGGGCCTGTTCGACTTCGAGAACATCGAAAAGTAA
- the acs gene encoding acetate--CoA ligase, translating into MTESTADHLDAYPPSAEFAASANADASLYEQAAADREGFWAEQAQRLHWAEPWTRVLDWDDAPFAKWFVGGKLNVAYNCVDRHVLDGHGEQIAIHWEGEPGDSRAITYAELLAEVSRAANYLTSIGLVAGDRVAIYMPMVPEAIVAMLACARLGLTHSVVFAGFSPSALRQRVDDAAARLVITTDGQWRRGKPAPLKSAVDEALAEGDSTVEQVLVVNRTGIDTPMVEGRDVWWHETVANASPEHEAEAFDAEHPLFILYTSGTTGKPKGILHTSGGYLTQTSYTHNYVFDHKPGTDVYWCTADIGWVTGHSYIVYGPLSNRATQVVYEGTPNFPDEHRHWQIIEKYGVSIYYTAPTLVRTFMKWGKEIPQAHDLSSLRLLGSVGEPINPEAWRWYRETIGANRTPIVDTWWQTETGSIMISPLPGVTAAKPGAAMTPLPGISATVVDEEGKPVVLGETEANGYLVLDQPWPSMLRGIWGDNDRYRETYWARYAEQGWYFAGDGAKLDTEGDLWVLGRVDDVMNVSGHRISTAEVESALVGHSGVAEAAVVGASDETTGQGIVAFVILTAEAKDTGADLVAELKAEVSREISPIARPREIHVVPELPKTRSGKIMRRLLRDVAEGRELGDTSTLVDPNVFEAIRAGKS; encoded by the coding sequence ATGACCGAAAGCACCGCCGATCACCTGGATGCCTATCCACCGAGCGCTGAGTTCGCCGCCTCCGCCAACGCCGATGCCTCTCTCTACGAGCAGGCCGCCGCCGACCGCGAGGGTTTCTGGGCCGAACAAGCGCAGCGCCTGCACTGGGCCGAGCCCTGGACCCGGGTGCTGGACTGGGACGACGCGCCCTTCGCGAAATGGTTCGTCGGCGGCAAACTGAACGTCGCCTACAACTGCGTCGACCGGCATGTGCTGGACGGGCACGGCGAGCAGATCGCCATCCACTGGGAGGGCGAGCCCGGCGATTCCCGCGCCATCACCTACGCCGAACTGCTGGCCGAGGTGTCGCGTGCCGCCAACTACCTGACCTCCATCGGCCTGGTCGCCGGTGACCGCGTCGCCATCTATATGCCGATGGTCCCCGAGGCCATCGTCGCCATGCTGGCCTGCGCGCGGCTGGGACTGACGCATTCGGTGGTCTTCGCGGGCTTCTCCCCCAGCGCCCTGCGCCAGCGCGTGGACGATGCGGCGGCCCGGCTCGTCATCACCACCGACGGGCAGTGGCGGCGCGGTAAGCCCGCTCCGCTCAAGAGCGCGGTGGATGAGGCGCTGGCCGAAGGGGATTCGACGGTCGAGCAGGTGCTGGTGGTCAACCGCACCGGAATCGACACGCCCATGGTCGAAGGCCGCGACGTGTGGTGGCATGAGACGGTGGCGAACGCCTCGCCCGAGCATGAAGCCGAGGCGTTCGATGCCGAGCATCCGCTGTTCATCCTGTATACCTCCGGCACCACGGGTAAGCCCAAGGGCATTCTGCATACCTCGGGTGGCTATCTGACTCAGACCTCGTACACCCACAATTACGTGTTCGACCACAAGCCCGGGACCGATGTGTACTGGTGCACCGCCGATATCGGCTGGGTGACCGGGCATTCGTACATCGTGTACGGGCCGCTGTCGAACCGCGCGACCCAGGTCGTGTACGAGGGCACCCCGAATTTCCCTGACGAGCACCGGCATTGGCAGATCATCGAGAAGTACGGGGTGAGCATCTACTACACCGCCCCGACGCTGGTGCGTACATTCATGAAGTGGGGCAAGGAGATTCCCCAGGCTCATGATTTGTCGAGCCTGCGCCTGCTGGGCAGTGTGGGTGAGCCGATCAATCCCGAGGCGTGGCGCTGGTATCGGGAAACGATCGGGGCGAACAGGACTCCGATCGTGGATACCTGGTGGCAGACCGAGACCGGCTCGATCATGATCTCCCCGCTCCCGGGTGTGACCGCGGCCAAGCCGGGTGCGGCGATGACCCCGCTGCCGGGGATCTCGGCCACGGTCGTGGACGAGGAAGGCAAGCCCGTCGTGCTCGGGGAGACCGAGGCCAACGGGTATCTGGTGTTGGATCAGCCGTGGCCTTCGATGCTGCGTGGTATCTGGGGTGACAACGACCGGTATCGGGAAACCTATTGGGCTCGGTACGCCGAGCAGGGCTGGTACTTCGCCGGTGACGGCGCCAAACTCGACACCGAGGGCGACCTGTGGGTGCTGGGCCGGGTCGATGACGTCATGAACGTCTCGGGCCACCGCATCTCCACCGCCGAGGTCGAGTCCGCGCTGGTCGGGCACTCCGGTGTCGCCGAAGCCGCGGTGGTCGGCGCCTCGGATGAGACCACCGGCCAGGGCATTGTCGCCTTCGTGATCCTCACCGCCGAGGCCAAGGACACCGGCGCGGATCTGGTGGCCGAGCTCAAGGCCGAGGTCTCCCGGGAGATCTCCCCGATCGCCCGCCCGCGCGAGATACATGTGGTTCCCGAGCTGCCCAAGACCCGTTCGGGCAAGATCATGCGCCGCCTGCTGCGCGATGTGGCCGAGGGCCGCGAGCTGGGTGACACCTCAACCCTGGTGGATCCCAACGTCTTCGAGGCCATTCGCGCCGGAAAGTCGTAA
- the nhaA gene encoding Na+/H+ antiporter NhaA: MIVQMRSELTRYLRTETFGGALLLIAAATAVLWVNSAWGASYTTMVDTHLDIPALHLNLTLADWTKDGLLAIFFFVAGLELKRELVVGELADPKRATLPILAAIGGVVMPALIAIGIGWGVEGMDRGWAVPVATDIAFALAVLALTGSRIPPGARVFLLSLAVVDDLIAIILIAVLFTTTLKMLWLAIAILCCAIWALGQWKRIGTPFLYVPLALLAWYSLHEAGIHPTLAGVALGLLTRVRPDADEDEHCVPAAKLEHFFQPISAAICVPLFALFASGVKLDSDVFSKLFTDRISLSIIVGLLVGKTVGIFGFSWLAVRLGIARRPDDLGYRDMFALSVLGAIGFTVSLLVAELALDGVGDGSEVELAKAAVLLTSLAASLAGSALLLRRGRAHQARRDERALQGQE, encoded by the coding sequence TTGATTGTCCAGATGCGCTCCGAACTCACCCGCTATCTACGGACCGAAACCTTCGGTGGCGCACTGCTTCTCATCGCCGCGGCCACCGCCGTGCTGTGGGTCAACTCCGCGTGGGGCGCGAGCTATACGACCATGGTCGACACCCATCTCGACATTCCCGCCCTGCATTTGAATCTGACCCTCGCCGATTGGACCAAGGACGGTCTGCTCGCGATCTTCTTCTTCGTCGCGGGCCTGGAGCTCAAACGGGAACTGGTGGTCGGTGAACTCGCCGACCCGAAACGCGCGACCCTGCCCATCCTGGCCGCCATCGGCGGTGTCGTCATGCCCGCGCTGATCGCCATCGGCATCGGCTGGGGCGTGGAGGGCATGGATCGCGGCTGGGCCGTCCCGGTCGCCACCGATATCGCCTTCGCGCTGGCCGTGCTCGCGCTCACCGGCTCCCGCATTCCGCCGGGGGCGCGGGTATTCCTGCTGAGCCTGGCGGTGGTCGACGATCTGATCGCCATCATCCTGATCGCGGTGCTGTTCACCACCACCCTGAAGATGCTGTGGCTGGCCATCGCCATCCTGTGCTGCGCGATCTGGGCGCTCGGCCAATGGAAACGGATCGGCACACCGTTCCTCTATGTACCGCTGGCGCTGCTCGCCTGGTACTCGCTGCACGAGGCGGGCATCCATCCGACACTGGCGGGTGTGGCGCTGGGACTGCTCACCCGGGTGCGCCCCGACGCGGACGAGGACGAGCACTGCGTACCCGCCGCCAAGCTGGAGCACTTCTTCCAGCCCATCTCCGCGGCCATCTGCGTACCGCTGTTCGCGCTCTTCGCCTCCGGCGTGAAGCTCGACAGCGATGTCTTCTCGAAGCTGTTCACCGACCGGATCTCGCTCTCCATCATCGTCGGCCTGCTGGTCGGAAAAACGGTCGGCATCTTCGGGTTCTCTTGGCTCGCGGTACGTCTGGGCATCGCGCGCCGACCCGACGATCTCGGTTATCGGGACATGTTCGCCCTGTCGGTACTAGGTGCGATCGGCTTCACCGTTAGCCTCTTGGTGGCAGAACTCGCACTGGACGGCGTCGGCGACGGCTCCGAAGTCGAACTGGCGAAAGCAGCGGTGTTGCTGACGTCATTGGCGGCTTCCCTGGCGGGTTCGGCGCTACTGTTGCGTCGTGGCCGTGCCCACCAGGCACGCCGAGACGAGCGGGCACTGCAGGGACAAGAGTGA
- a CDS encoding phage holin family protein produces MSFTQGGNGRDGNRTRTITSIPLSDVDTHESATIGTLVRDATEQMSTLVRAEVALAKAEVTGEVKKGLQGSVFFIGALTVLLFSSFFFFFFLAELLDVWVYRWLAFLIVFLLMIVATAALALLGYLKVRRLRAPEKTIESLKEAKTLLPSGFGAAGEHSDDTPVGLGKPRL; encoded by the coding sequence TTGAGCTTCACACAGGGCGGTAACGGGCGAGACGGGAATCGCACCCGCACCATCACCTCGATTCCGTTGTCCGATGTCGATACACATGAGTCGGCGACGATCGGCACTCTGGTTCGGGACGCGACCGAGCAGATGTCGACGCTGGTACGCGCGGAGGTGGCGCTCGCCAAGGCGGAGGTGACGGGCGAGGTCAAGAAGGGTCTGCAGGGCAGCGTCTTCTTCATCGGAGCGCTGACCGTCCTGCTGTTCAGCTCCTTCTTCTTTTTCTTCTTCCTCGCCGAACTGCTGGACGTGTGGGTATACCGCTGGCTGGCGTTCCTCATCGTCTTCCTGCTGATGATCGTGGCCACCGCGGCGCTGGCGCTGCTGGGCTATCTCAAGGTGCGCAGACTGCGCGCGCCGGAGAAGACCATCGAATCGCTCAAGGAGGCGAAGACGCTGCTGCCCAGCGGTTTCGGTGCCGCCGGTGAGCATTCGGACGACACTCCGGTCGGTCTCGGCAAGCCGCGGCTGTAG
- a CDS encoding alpha/beta fold hydrolase: MSSPDPSAVRYDGPWTHRDVHANGIRFHVVEAMPAGSVVFADPETPLVVLLHGFGDFWWSWRHQLTALAELGYRAVAMDLRGYGDSDKPPRGYDGWTLAGDIAGLVRALGHTEATLVGHAEGGLVCWATAVLQPRVVRAIGLVSSPHPAALKSSILRDRKQRSVWLPNFLRYQLPRYPENLLTADAGAEIERLLRRRAGEHWSGTAEFADTVQRMRTAIRIPGAAHCGLEYQRWAFRSQWRPDGARFMETMREPIRIPVLSMYGDRDHYILANTIRRGQEFSPQRRVVEIPDAGHYAHQENPAAVTAELAKLLS; the protein is encoded by the coding sequence ATTTCGTCCCCTGATCCGTCCGCAGTCCGCTACGACGGACCGTGGACCCATCGGGATGTGCATGCCAACGGCATTCGCTTCCACGTCGTGGAGGCCATGCCCGCGGGCAGTGTGGTCTTCGCCGACCCCGAAACACCACTTGTGGTGCTGCTGCACGGCTTCGGTGACTTCTGGTGGTCGTGGCGGCATCAGCTGACGGCACTGGCCGAGCTCGGCTATCGGGCCGTCGCGATGGATCTACGCGGTTACGGCGACAGCGACAAACCACCGCGCGGCTATGACGGGTGGACCCTGGCCGGTGATATCGCCGGACTGGTACGCGCGCTCGGACATACCGAGGCCACGCTGGTCGGGCATGCCGAGGGCGGCCTGGTCTGCTGGGCGACCGCGGTACTGCAACCGCGGGTGGTACGCGCCATCGGACTGGTGAGTTCACCGCATCCGGCGGCGCTCAAGAGCTCCATCCTGCGCGACCGCAAACAGCGCTCGGTGTGGCTGCCGAATTTCCTGCGCTATCAGCTGCCCCGCTATCCGGAGAATCTGCTCACCGCCGATGCCGGCGCGGAGATCGAACGCCTGCTGCGCCGTCGCGCCGGTGAACACTGGTCCGGGACAGCGGAATTCGCGGACACCGTGCAGCGCATGCGCACCGCCATCCGCATTCCCGGTGCGGCGCACTGTGGTCTGGAGTACCAGCGCTGGGCCTTCCGCAGCCAATGGCGACCGGACGGCGCGCGTTTCATGGAGACCATGCGCGAACCCATCCGCATCCCGGTGCTGTCCATGTACGGCGACCGCGACCACTACATTCTCGCGAATACGATTCGACGCGGGCAGGAGTTCTCGCCACAGCGCCGCGTGGTGGAGATCCCGGACGCGGGACACTATGCGCACCAGGAGAACCCGGCGGCGGTCACCGCCGAGCTCGCCAAACTGCTGTCCTAG
- a CDS encoding MarP family serine protease, whose amino-acid sequence MSSSAWLDLGILILALLAATSGWRQGAVASALAFLGVVLGAVAGILIAPHILIHLSEGRSRVLVGVLLIVALVIVGEVAGMVLGRAARSGMRDPFTRSVDSVVGAGLQMAAVLATAWLLALPLANSSQPGIAAAVKNSQVLVNVDHVAPDWLRRVPNEFSNLLNTSGLPDVIGPFGRVPIAAVEPPDASVLQLPVAQSLQTSVLRIRGIAPSCQRQLEGSGFVVAPERIMTNAHVVAGTSTVSVDTARGSMEAQVVLFDSSKDIAILAVPGLNAPVIPLAPAAANSGESAIVLGYPGGGRYTASAARVRETLDLKGPNIYRDNNVQREVYTVRGQVRAGNSGGPLVDTDGNILGVVFGAAVTDDDTGYVLTLDEVRPEVNEAAGVSTPVGTGSCVLS is encoded by the coding sequence ATGAGCTCTTCGGCCTGGCTCGACCTCGGGATCCTGATTCTGGCGCTGCTCGCGGCCACCTCCGGGTGGCGGCAGGGCGCGGTCGCCTCCGCACTGGCCTTCCTAGGCGTGGTGCTGGGCGCGGTGGCGGGCATTCTCATCGCCCCGCACATCCTCATCCACCTGAGCGAGGGGCGCTCCCGGGTGCTGGTCGGCGTACTGCTGATCGTGGCCCTGGTGATCGTGGGTGAGGTCGCGGGGATGGTGCTGGGGCGGGCGGCGCGCAGCGGTATGCGCGATCCGTTCACCCGCAGTGTGGACAGTGTGGTCGGCGCGGGCCTGCAGATGGCCGCGGTGCTGGCCACCGCCTGGCTGCTGGCGCTGCCGCTGGCCAATTCGTCGCAGCCGGGAATCGCGGCCGCGGTCAAGAACTCTCAGGTTCTGGTGAATGTGGACCATGTCGCGCCGGATTGGCTGCGGCGGGTGCCGAACGAGTTCTCCAACCTGCTCAATACCTCCGGGCTGCCGGATGTGATCGGCCCGTTCGGCCGGGTGCCGATCGCCGCGGTGGAACCACCCGATGCCAGTGTGCTGCAGTTGCCGGTGGCGCAGTCACTGCAGACGAGCGTGCTGCGAATCCGCGGTATCGCGCCGAGTTGCCAACGGCAGTTGGAGGGTTCGGGCTTCGTGGTCGCACCCGAGCGCATCATGACCAACGCGCACGTGGTCGCGGGCACCAGCACGGTCAGTGTGGATACCGCGCGCGGATCGATGGAAGCCCAAGTGGTGCTGTTCGATTCGTCCAAGGACATCGCGATTCTGGCGGTGCCCGGATTGAACGCACCGGTGATTCCGCTGGCCCCGGCCGCCGCCAACTCCGGTGAATCGGCCATCGTGCTGGGTTACCCGGGTGGCGGGCGCTATACGGCCAGTGCGGCCCGGGTGCGCGAGACCCTGGATCTCAAGGGCCCCAATATCTATCGCGACAACAATGTGCAGCGTGAGGTCTACACGGTGCGCGGCCAGGTGCGCGCGGGTAACTCCGGCGGCCCGCTGGTCGACACCGACGGCAATATTCTCGGCGTGGTCTTCGGTGCCGCCGTCACCGACGACGACACCGGCTATGTGCTGACCCTGGACGAGGTGCGGCCGGAGGTGAACGAGGCGGCGGGCGTCTCGACCCCGGTCGGTACCGGGAGTTGCGTACTCAGCTAG
- a CDS encoding NUDIX hydrolase encodes MRLEVPTGSIPEWLRSVAEHDPADPTGMNPVLRRIASAAVRTRDAAVLVLFSGSGAADPRALGGLPDDADVLLTQRAATMRTHSGQVAFPGGGVEPGDDGPIGTALREAREETGLDPAGVEPIAVLPKIFVPPSRFDVTPVVAYWRTPGEVGVVSENEASRVVRVPVADLVDPANRFVVRHPLGYMGPAFTVDGMLVWGFTGGVLAGLLAVSGWELEWDHHDVRDLQASLAAVGMTL; translated from the coding sequence ATGAGACTCGAGGTGCCTACGGGCTCCATTCCGGAGTGGCTGAGATCGGTGGCCGAGCATGATCCGGCCGATCCGACCGGTATGAATCCGGTGTTGCGGCGCATCGCCTCCGCGGCCGTGCGTACCCGTGACGCGGCGGTGCTGGTGCTGTTCAGCGGGTCCGGCGCCGCCGATCCGCGCGCGCTCGGCGGGCTGCCGGACGATGCCGATGTGCTGCTCACCCAGCGCGCCGCCACCATGCGCACGCACAGCGGGCAGGTGGCGTTCCCGGGCGGTGGGGTGGAGCCCGGCGATGACGGCCCCATCGGCACCGCACTGCGCGAGGCGCGGGAGGAGACCGGACTCGATCCGGCCGGCGTGGAGCCGATCGCGGTGCTGCCCAAGATCTTCGTACCGCCGTCGCGGTTCGATGTGACCCCGGTGGTCGCCTACTGGCGCACCCCCGGTGAGGTCGGTGTGGTGAGCGAGAACGAGGCGTCCCGGGTGGTCCGGGTGCCGGTCGCGGACCTCGTCGATCCGGCCAACAGATTCGTGGTGCGGCATCCGCTCGGCTATATGGGTCCGGCCTTCACGGTGGACGGCATGCTGGTGTGGGGCTTCACCGGGGGAGTGCTCGCCGGGCTGCTGGCGGTATCCGGGTGGGAACTGGAATGGGACCATCACGATGTGCGTGATCTGCAGGCCTCACTGGCCGCGGTTGGGATGACGTTATGA
- a CDS encoding TlpA family protein disulfide reductase: MLAVLVALALAIAGCSSTGDTPSKGAPAAAEKSVSAAERAHAALADCPVPSGAAVGDSPLRGLALECLADGKPMDLIAALAGKPALLNLWAYWCGPCAEELPLLQQFSDRASASITVLTVHSDPSTAKGLSRLTGLGIHLPGVADPDTKVRNAVGAPAVLPISVLLRADGTVAKLVVRPFKSVDDIADTVAAELGVRA, encoded by the coding sequence ATGCTCGCGGTGCTCGTGGCGCTCGCGCTGGCGATTGCGGGGTGTTCGAGTACCGGTGATACGCCGAGCAAGGGTGCACCCGCCGCTGCCGAGAAGTCGGTTTCGGCCGCGGAACGGGCACACGCGGCGCTGGCCGACTGCCCGGTGCCATCGGGAGCGGCGGTGGGGGACAGTCCATTGCGCGGGCTCGCCCTCGAATGTCTCGCCGACGGCAAGCCGATGGATTTGATCGCCGCGCTCGCGGGCAAGCCGGCGCTGCTGAATCTCTGGGCCTACTGGTGTGGCCCGTGCGCGGAGGAATTGCCGCTACTGCAACAGTTCTCGGATCGGGCGTCGGCGTCGATCACGGTGCTCACCGTGCACAGTGATCCGAGTACGGCCAAGGGTTTGTCCCGATTGACCGGGCTCGGTATTCATCTGCCGGGTGTGGCGGATCCGGATACCAAGGTGCGCAATGCCGTCGGCGCTCCGGCGGTGCTGCCCATCTCCGTGCTGTTGCGTGCGGACGGCACCGTGGCGAAACTCGTTGTGCGCCCGTTCAAGAGCGTCGACGATATTGCCGATACGGTCGCCGCCGAGTTGGGGGTGCGGGCGTGA
- the nth gene encoding endonuclease III encodes MPTSGRTAPKGGKAKSRAKETPTGLVRRARRMNRTLALAFPDAHCELDFTTPLELAVATILSAQCTDVRVNLTTPALFAKYRSARDYAEANRTELEEFIRPTGFYRNKTNSLMGLGQALVERYDGELPNTLKQLVELPGIGRKTANVILGNAFGVPGITVDTHFGRLVRRWKWTDEEDPVKVEHIVGDLIERKEWTMLSHRVIFHGRRVCHARKPACGACVLANDCPSYGLGPTDPVTAAALVKGPETEHLLEMVGL; translated from the coding sequence GTGCCTACCAGCGGTAGGACCGCGCCCAAGGGCGGAAAAGCCAAGTCGCGCGCCAAGGAGACGCCCACCGGTCTGGTACGCCGCGCCCGCCGGATGAATCGCACGCTTGCGCTGGCCTTTCCGGACGCGCACTGCGAACTCGACTTCACCACGCCACTCGAATTGGCCGTGGCCACAATCCTTTCCGCGCAGTGCACCGATGTCCGGGTGAACCTCACCACACCGGCGCTGTTCGCCAAGTACCGCAGCGCTCGCGATTACGCCGAGGCGAATCGCACCGAGTTGGAGGAGTTCATCCGGCCCACCGGCTTCTATCGCAACAAGACGAATTCGCTGATGGGACTGGGGCAGGCGCTGGTCGAACGCTATGACGGCGAGCTCCCGAACACCTTGAAGCAATTGGTGGAGCTGCCGGGTATCGGCCGTAAGACCGCGAATGTCATCCTCGGCAATGCCTTCGGTGTGCCCGGTATCACCGTCGACACTCACTTCGGCCGCCTGGTCCGGCGCTGGAAGTGGACCGATGAGGAAGATCCGGTGAAGGTCGAGCATATTGTCGGCGACCTCATCGAGCGCAAAGAGTGGACCATGCTCTCGCATCGGGTGATCTTCCACGGCCGCCGCGTCTGCCATGCCCGCAAACCCGCCTGCGGTGCTTGCGTTCTGGCCAACGACTGCCCCTCCTACGGTCTCGGCCCCACCGATCCGGTCACCGCGGCGGCGCTGGTCAAGGGCCCGGAGACCGAGCATCTGCTCGAAATGGTGGGCCTGTGA